The DNA sequence CAGCAAGATGATATCGATGCTGAAAGATTCCTAATCCTCAAGTTTGGTCACAATAATGTGGTGGGTAATGCTGAAAGAATCTCCATCAGGGCATCTGAAATGTACCTGATTGAGGCTGAGTGCGAGGCTGAACTGGGTAATTATACTGCCGCTCAAGAGGCGTTGTATCAAATACAGCAACGCTCATACCCTGGCGTACAGAAGAGTAAGGCAACGGATGAGCAACTGGTGAATGAAATTCTACTGGAGAGAAGAAAAGAATTGTTTGGCGAAGGGTTTAGGTGGAATGATATCAAAAGAAGGCAACAATCTTTTTCACGTGGAGGTGACCACTGGGTGACATTCAATTATAGCCCAGCTGATGCTGACTACTACCGTCTGACATTCCCGATTCCGCAATCAGAGATCGATGCCAATAAAATGATCGATCTAAATGACCAGAATGAGGGCTATTAATCAAGAAATAGAGCGTGATACACATGAAAAGATGTTATAAGCTACTTTACAGTATACTGATAGCACAAGTACTGCTATTGGGAAGCTGCAAAGACAATCAAGAACCAGTTTACCTGAATCCCAACGCCGGCCAGAGCTATATTGATATTGAGAATGAAGGCTATGTGGTAGAGCTGAATGCCGTACCTGTTGAGGACGGGCAACAAGGCACTTGGAAAATATATATAGGGAACAATGGCTCGTTTGAGGATATCCATAACCCAAGATCCAAGTTTTATGGGGAACCGGGAGAATCCTATCAGCTAGGTTGGGAAGTGAGCGAGAGAGGTGAATATGAAGCATCTGTCATCACAGTTTCCTTCAAGCCTTTGAACCCGATTATTTTATCCTCGATGAATGAGGAGACGTTACTGAATAACGTCTCCTGCCAGCTGGAAGCTGAGGCGCCAAGATTTGGTGCTACGGGGCATTGGGAAGTAATCAAAGGTGCTGATGGACGCGTGGAAAACCAGGATAACCCTATCGCTACTTTTATAGGAAAAGATGAAAGTAAATATACAGTTAGCTGGGTGTTGACTTACGGATCTAAGGAAGTCGCCACTGAAATGACATTCTATACTGACATACTGAAAGCCTATGCGGGTGAGGACCGTCTGGATATCAAAACTCCTAAAGAAAACACAGAAAAATATTTTACGCTGGAAGGTTACTTGCCGGCAGGGGCGAATGGGAAGTGGTCGATAATTGATGGAGTAGGAGCAAAGCTCTATAGTGAAAATAACCCTGCCTCCCTGTTTAAAGGCCTGCCTGATTCCGTGTATACCCTTACCTGGACAGTGAACCTTGATGAGTTCTCATCGGTCGATACCGTAAATGTTCGCTTTAGAGGAAAGTGGGGCGTATGGGTTGATGAGCGAGACCAACAGGCTTACCGTTTTACGGAGATCAATGGCCTTGAATGGATGTCTGACAATTTCAACCATGCCACCAACCCAGGTACTGGCTCCTTCTACTATGGACATGTAGAGAGGGGGGTAGTACAAGATGGAATTCCTCTTGAAACAGAAGAAGACAGAAAAAAATACGGTCGTTTGTACACCTATGAAACTGTCGTGAATGAAGCGCCTGAAGGCTGGAGGTTGCCTACAGGTGCTGAGTGGGAAGATTTAATCAACACAATGGGAGGACCATTTTACGCGAAAGAAAAACTTATTTCTGAGGGTGAATCAGGGGTTGATTTAGGGCTTTCCGGGTATTTGGAAATATCCAGTTCATCTGATCCTGCATACAGAAATGTGTTCAGAGGCCAGGATTATGAAGCGTTTTACTGGACCAGTGATTTTTCTGAATCCAATGGGTATGGTCTGGCGCTTTTCCTTTCTGCCAATAGTGAAGAAATGGGACCCGCAGTAATTCCATTTTATTACTACGCGCTTCCGGTAAGATATGTAAGGGAAGTACAATAGAGACTAATTCAAGAAGTAAGAAGCGTTTATACTATGAAGAAGACAATATTATTTTTGTGGCTCTCTTTGTGCTTTTTTGGAGGGCATACAATATTGGCACAGAATGGCCAGAATAATAGTTCTGGTGATTTCGTAAGTGGTAAGGTTCGTATCAAATTCAAGGAGGAGCATATAAAAAACACCACCAACTTTCGAGTTGCTGCTACTGAAAAAAACAGTAAGGTGGTAGGCCTTCAAAGTGTGGATAACGTGAGTAAGGAAATCGGTATTCACAACGTGAAAAGAGTGTTTCCTTTTTCTCCAAAATTTGAAGCCAAACACAGGAAATATGGATTGCATTTATGGTATGAGGTAGAGTTTGATACTACCGAGTCTCCTATGAATGTATTGAAGAAATATGAGAAGCTGGCTGAGATTGAAATCGTAAAACCTGTGTATCGAAAACATAGGATTGATGGGGAAAGAAAGCCTGTTGTCTTCACACCAACCAGCACTGAAGCCAAGATGATGTCAGCTGAAGAGGAGAATTTTAATGACCCGTTATTGCCGGATCAGTGGCATTATGGTAATGATGGCAGGGTTGGAGAAGCGGATTTTGATATTGATCTGCTGGAAGCTTGGCAAACAACCTCAGGTAGCTCAAATGTAATTGTATCGGTAGTGGATCAGGGGGTTGATGTTGAACATGAAGACCTTGCTGACAATATTTGGGTAAATACAGCCGAGTTGAATGGTAAAGAAGGGGTGGATGATGATGGTAATGGTTATATAGATGATTATTACGGATGGAACTTCAGCGTGGATGGCAGTATTACGCCTGGAGATCACGGTACACACGTAGCCGGAACGGTTGGTGCAGTAAGCAACAATGGTATTGGAGTAGCAGGTGTTGCAGGTGGTGATGGCAGTGGCAATGGCGTTAAGATCATGTCTTGTCAGGTTTTTGATACCCGAGTAAATGGAGGGTTGAACTTTGCAGAAGCCATCGTGTATGGCGCTGACAATGGTGCTGTCATTTCACAAAACTCGTGGGGGTATAATCTGGAAAATTACTATGAGCAAGAAGTACTGGATGCGATTAAGTACTTTATTGCGGAAGCAGGACAGTATGAAGGTAGCCCAATGAAGGGTGGTATCCTGTTTTTTGCGGCAGGAAATAATGCGGCTGAAGGCACCCGTTACCCAGGTGCTTTTGATGAAGTGATTGCGGTGACGGCAACAGGACCTTCAGGGTTTCCGGCGCCTTACACCAACTTTGGGGAATGGACAGATATAGCAGCTCCAGGCGGTGATATGACCAATTTTAGTGATGAAGGAGGAGTATTGAGTAC is a window from the Limibacter armeniacum genome containing:
- a CDS encoding FISUMP domain-containing protein is translated as MKRCYKLLYSILIAQVLLLGSCKDNQEPVYLNPNAGQSYIDIENEGYVVELNAVPVEDGQQGTWKIYIGNNGSFEDIHNPRSKFYGEPGESYQLGWEVSERGEYEASVITVSFKPLNPIILSSMNEETLLNNVSCQLEAEAPRFGATGHWEVIKGADGRVENQDNPIATFIGKDESKYTVSWVLTYGSKEVATEMTFYTDILKAYAGEDRLDIKTPKENTEKYFTLEGYLPAGANGKWSIIDGVGAKLYSENNPASLFKGLPDSVYTLTWTVNLDEFSSVDTVNVRFRGKWGVWVDERDQQAYRFTEINGLEWMSDNFNHATNPGTGSFYYGHVERGVVQDGIPLETEEDRKKYGRLYTYETVVNEAPEGWRLPTGAEWEDLINTMGGPFYAKEKLISEGESGVDLGLSGYLEISSSSDPAYRNVFRGQDYEAFYWTSDFSESNGYGLALFLSANSEEMGPAVIPFYYYALPVRYVREVQ